One Phaseolus vulgaris cultivar G19833 chromosome 4, P. vulgaris v2.0, whole genome shotgun sequence DNA window includes the following coding sequences:
- the LOC137838148 gene encoding probable caffeoyl-CoA O-methyltransferase At4g26220 yields the protein MEKFREMVKIKDPSIYRNPVILQSEDLSKYILETAVYPREPEPLKELREINSSQPWGFIATSPDAGQLMALLLKLLNPKKTIEVGVFTGYSLLLTALNIPHDGKITAIDIDRKAYDIGLPVIKKAGVEHKIDFIESAALPILDKLLEDPANEGSFDFAFIDADKENYLNYHERLIKLIKIGGLLVYDNTLWGGRVSWPEEKVPPHTRSGRNAAIEFNKTITNDSRVEFSLTSVGDGLNICRRVA from the exons AGAAATGGTAAAGATCAAGGATCCATCAATTTATCGCAATCCAGTCATATTACAAAGCGAGGACTTAAGCAAG TATATACTGGAAACAGCTGTTTACCCTAGAGAACCTGAGCCCCTGAAAGAGCTGAGGGAAATCAATAGTAGTCAACCTTG GGGCTTCATTGCTACTTCACCTGATGCAGGTCAGCTAATGGCCTTACTTTTGAAGTTGTTGAATCCCAAAAAGACCATTGAAGTGGGAGTGTTTACTGGTTACTCCCTTCTCCTCACAGCACTCAACATTCCTCATGATGGAAAG ATTACGGCCATAGATATTGACAGGAAAGCTTATGACATTGGATTACCAGTCATAAAAAAGGCTGGAGTTGAGCACAAGATTGATTTCATAGAGTCTGCTGCTCTACCAATTTTGGATAAACTACTTGAAGAT CCTGCAAATGAAGGATCTTTTGACTTTGCTTTCATTGATGCTGACAAAGAGAACTATCTTAACTACCATGAGAGGCTTATAAAACTGATCAAAATTGGTGGTTTACTTGTATATGACAATACTCTGTGGGGAGGACGTGTTTCCTGGCCTGAAGAAAAAGTTCCACCACACACCAGATCAGGGAGGAATGCAGCAATTGAATTCAACAAAACAATCACAAACGATTCTCGAGTTGAATTTTCCCTTACTTCTGTTGGCGATGGTCTCAATATTTGTAGGCGTGTTGCTTGA
- the LOC137838149 gene encoding deoxyhypusine synthase isoform X1: MEETKRKEEEVLASAHSTVFKESESLDGKCAKIEGYDFNHGVNYPLLLRSMATTGFQASNLGDAIQVVNQMLDWRLVDEAVTEDCSDHERDLEYRKSVTSKVFLGFTSNLISSGVRDIVRFLLQHRMVDVVVTTTGGIEEDLIKCLAPTFSGDFSLPGAYLRSKGLNRIGNLLVPNDNYCKFEDWIIPIFDQMLKEQNTENVLWTPSKLIARLGKEINNESSYLYWAYKNNIPVFCPGLTDGSLGDMLYFHSFRNPGLIVDIVQDIRAMNGEAVHANPRKTGMIILGGGLPKHHICNANMMRNGADYAVFINTAQEYDGSDSGARPDEAVSWGKIRGSAKTVKVHCDATIAFPLLVAETFASRVKPHH, translated from the exons ATGGAAGAAACAAagagaaaggaagaagaagtgCTAGCATCAGCTCACTCCACGGTGTTCAAAGAATCAGAAAGCCTTGATGGAAAGTGTGCTAAGATTGAAGGCTATGATTTCAACCATGGCGTTAACTATCCGCTGCTACTCAGGTCCATGGCCACCACTGGCTTTCAGGCTTCGAATCTCGGTGATGCCATCCAAGTAGTTAATCAAATG CTAGATTGGAGGCTAGTTGATGAAGCCGTGACTGAGGATTGCAGTGACCATGAGAGGGACTTGGAGTACCGAAAATCTGTGACTTCTAAAGTGTTTCTGGGTTTCACTTCTAATCTTATTTCCTCTGGTGTTAGAGACATTGTTCGGTTTCTTCTTCAGCATCGCATG GTTGATGTAGTTGTTACAACTACAGGTGGCATTGAAGAAGATCTTATAAAGTGCCTTGCACCAACATTTTCAGGAGATTTCTCTCTGCCTGGAGCGTATCTACGCTCGAAAGGGTTGAATCGGATTGGTAATTTGTTGGTCCCTAATGATAACTATTGCAAATTTGAGGACTGGATTATTCCTATTTTCGATCAGATGTTAAAGGAACAAAATACTGAG AATGTGTTGTGGACACCATCTAAGTTAATAGCTCGGTTGGGAAAAGAAATAAACAACGAAAGCTCTTACCTTTACTGGGCGTACAAG AACAACATTCCAGTTTTCTGTCCTGGCTTAACTGATGGCTCATTGGGGGATATGCTGTACTTCCATTCCTTCCGCAATCCTGGTCTGATTGTGGACATAGTGCAAG ATATAAGGGCAATGAATGGTGAAGCTGTTCATGCAAATCCCAGGAAGACGGGAATGATCATTTTAGGAGGTGGccttccaaaacatcacatttGCAATGCCAATATGATGCGCAATGGAGCAGACTATGCTGTTTTTATCAATACTGCACAAGAATATGATGGTAGTGATTCTGGAGCTCGTCCTGATGAGGCTGTTTCGTGGGGGAAAATCCGTGGATCTGCTAAAACTGTCAAG GTGCACTGTGATGCGACAATAGCATTCCCTCTGCTGGTTGCTGAAACGTTTGCTTCCAGAGTTAAACCTCACCATTGA
- the LOC137838149 gene encoding deoxyhypusine synthase isoform X2: MVDVVVTTTGGIEEDLIKCLAPTFSGDFSLPGAYLRSKGLNRIGNLLVPNDNYCKFEDWIIPIFDQMLKEQNTENVLWTPSKLIARLGKEINNESSYLYWAYKNNIPVFCPGLTDGSLGDMLYFHSFRNPGLIVDIVQDIRAMNGEAVHANPRKTGMIILGGGLPKHHICNANMMRNGADYAVFINTAQEYDGSDSGARPDEAVSWGKIRGSAKTVKVHCDATIAFPLLVAETFASRVKPHH; encoded by the exons ATG GTTGATGTAGTTGTTACAACTACAGGTGGCATTGAAGAAGATCTTATAAAGTGCCTTGCACCAACATTTTCAGGAGATTTCTCTCTGCCTGGAGCGTATCTACGCTCGAAAGGGTTGAATCGGATTGGTAATTTGTTGGTCCCTAATGATAACTATTGCAAATTTGAGGACTGGATTATTCCTATTTTCGATCAGATGTTAAAGGAACAAAATACTGAG AATGTGTTGTGGACACCATCTAAGTTAATAGCTCGGTTGGGAAAAGAAATAAACAACGAAAGCTCTTACCTTTACTGGGCGTACAAG AACAACATTCCAGTTTTCTGTCCTGGCTTAACTGATGGCTCATTGGGGGATATGCTGTACTTCCATTCCTTCCGCAATCCTGGTCTGATTGTGGACATAGTGCAAG ATATAAGGGCAATGAATGGTGAAGCTGTTCATGCAAATCCCAGGAAGACGGGAATGATCATTTTAGGAGGTGGccttccaaaacatcacatttGCAATGCCAATATGATGCGCAATGGAGCAGACTATGCTGTTTTTATCAATACTGCACAAGAATATGATGGTAGTGATTCTGGAGCTCGTCCTGATGAGGCTGTTTCGTGGGGGAAAATCCGTGGATCTGCTAAAACTGTCAAG GTGCACTGTGATGCGACAATAGCATTCCCTCTGCTGGTTGCTGAAACGTTTGCTTCCAGAGTTAAACCTCACCATTGA
- the LOC137838154 gene encoding large ribosomal subunit protein eL31, whose amino-acid sequence MVEKAKGRKEEVVTREYTINLHKRLHGCTFKKKAPKAIKEIRKFAQKAMGTNDVRVDVKLNKFVWSQGIRSVPRRIRVRIARKRNDDEDAKEELYSLVTVVEIPKEEIKGLGTKVIDDED is encoded by the exons ATGGTGGAGAAGGCGAAAGGAAGGAAGGAGGAGGTGGTTACCAGAGAGTACACCATTAACCTCCACAAGCGCCTCCATGGCTG CACATTTAAGAAGAAGGCTCCTAAAGCGATTAAGGAGATCAGGAAGTTTGCTCAGAAGGCTATGGGAACCAATGATGTGAGGGTTGATGTGAAGCTGAACAAGTTCGTCTGGAGTCAGGGAATCAGGAGTGTTCCAAGGAGAATTAGGGTAAGAATTGCTCGTAAGAGGAATGATGACGAAGATGCCAAGGAAGAGCTGTACTCCCTTGTCACTGTCGTTGAAATCCCTAAGGAAGAGATCAAAGGATTGGGCACTAAGGTTATTGATGACGAAGATTGA
- the LOC137838153 gene encoding pentatricopeptide repeat-containing protein At3g14330-like: MLLPISLPTTITVKTKTAATSTPRTTNTHKHRTTPFNSTLKSLCKWGNLDEALRLIESSKPTVIEKEEEEEGVSLFLHTCISRRSLEHGRKLHLHLLRSQNRVLENPTLKSKLITLYSVCGRVDEARRVFRIGHETPPEPVWVALAIGYSRNGFSHEALLLYRDMLTRCSKPGNFAFSMALKASSDSGNALVGRAIHAQIVKHDVGEADQVVNNALLGFYVEIGCFDEVLKMFEVMPQRNVVSWNSLIAGLAAQDRVSETLGAFRVMQGERMGFSWITLTTVLPMCAQFTALHSGKEIHGQILKSRKNADVPLLNSLMDMYAKCGEIGYCEKVFDRMRSRDLTSWNTMLAGYSTNGQINEALALFDEMIRSCIKPDGITFVALLSGCSHSGLTSEGQRLFTMMQDFGVQPSLEHYACLVDILGRSGKLDEALTVAENIPMRPSGSIWGSLLNSCRLHGNVPLAEIVAERLFEIEPNNPGNYVMLSNIYANAGMWEDVKRVREMMAMTGIKKDAGCSWIQIKHKIHIFVAGGSTDFRCSAEYTKIWNELSTAIKDLGYVPNTSVVLHDINEDMKATWVCEHSERLAAVSALIHTGAGMPIRITKNLRVCVDCHSWMKAVSEVTRRLIVVRDTNRFHHFENGTCSCKDYW; encoded by the coding sequence ATGCTCCTTCCCATCTCTCTCCCAACGACCATAACTGTCAAAACGAAGACAGCAGCCACCTCCACTCCCAGAACCACAAATACCCACAAACACAGAACAACACCATTCAATTCAACCCTAAAATCCCTCTGCAAATGGGGCAATTTAGACGAAGCTCTTCGCCTAATCGAATCATCAAAGCCCACAGtcattgaaaaagaagaagaagaagaaggtgtCTCTCTCTTCCTCCACACTTGCATCTCCAGAAGGTCCTTGGAACATGGCCGAAAACTCCACTTGCACTTACTTCGTTCTCAAAACAGAGTCTTGGAGAACCCCACGTTGAAGAGCAAGCTCATCACTCTGTACTCTGTCTGCGGCAGAGTCGACGAGGCTCGCCGCGTGTTCCGAATTGGCCATGAGACCCCGCCGGAGCCTGTGTGGGTAGCTTTGGCTATTGGGTATTCGAGAAACGGGTTTTCCCATGAAGCTTTGCTTCTTTACCGTGACATGTTGACACGGTGCTCCAAGCCTGGGAATTTCGCGTTTTCAATGGCCCTCAAGGCGAGTTCCGATTCGGGTAATGCACTGGTTGGCAGAGCAATCCATGCCCAGATTGTGAAGCATGACGTTGGAGAAGCAGACCAAGTGGTGAACAACGCGCTTTTGGGGTTTTATGTGGAAATTGGATGCTTTGACGAGGTCTTAAAGATGTTTGAGGTAATGCCTCAACGAAACGTGGTGTCTTGGAACAGTTTAATTGCTGGTTTAGCTGCACAAGATAGAGTGTCAGAGACGCTTGGTGCTTTTAGAGTTATGCAGGGAGAAAGAATGGGGTTCAGTTGGATTACCCTTACAACTGTTTTGCCAATGTGTGCTCAGTTTACTGCACTTCATAGTGGGAAGGAGATACATGGACAGATTCTGAAGTCTAGGAAGAATGCTGATGTGCCTTTGCTAAACTCGTTGATGGATATGTATGCCAAATGTGGGGAAATTGGTTATTGTGAAAAAGTGTTTGACAGAATGCGCAGCAGGGATTTGACATCATGGAATACAATGCTGGCTGGATATTCAACCAATGGTCAAATAAATGAAGCCTTGGCTTTATTTGATGAAATGATAAGGTCATGCATCAAACCAGATGGGATTACCTTTGTTGCCTTGCTTTCGGGCTGTAGCCATTCAGGACTCACCAGTGAGGGGCAAAGATTGTTTACTATGATGCAGGATTTTGGGGTGCAACCATCTCTAGAGCATTATGCTTGTTTGGTGGACATATTGGGTAGGTCAGGGAAACTCGACGAGGCATTAACTGTGGCAGAGAACATTCCAATGAGACCAAGTGGCAGCATTTGGGGGTCTTTGCTTAACTCGTGCCGACTTCATGGAAATGTTCCTCTAGCTGAAATAGTCGCGGAGCGACTGTTTGAGATTGAACCTAACAATCCTGGAAATTATGTGATGCTTTCAAATATATATGCAAATGCAGGGATGTGGGAAGATGTGAAGAGAGTTAGGGAAATGATGGCCATGACCGGAATCAAGAAAGATGCAGGGTGTAGTTGGATACAAATAAAGCATAAGATTCATATATTTGTAGCTGGGGGGAGCACTGATTTTCGTTGTTCTGCTGAGTATACTAAAATTTGGAACGAGTTGTCAACTGCTATTAAGGACTTGGGATATGTACCTAACACGAGTGTTGTTCTCCATGATATAAATGAAGACATGAAAGCAACATGGGTCTGTGAGCACAGTGAGCGTCTTGCAGCTGTATCTGCCCTCATTCACACTGGCGCTGGAATGCCAATTAGGATCACCAAGAATCTTCGGGTTTGTGTTGATTGTCATTCCTGGATGAAGGCTGTTTCAGAAGTGACAAGGAGACTAATTGTAGTAAGAGATACAAACCGGTTCCACCATTTTGAAAATGGCACCTGTTCTTGTAAAGATTACTGGTGA
- the LOC137838151 gene encoding vacuolar protein sorting-associated protein 32 homolog 2-like, whose product MFSRMFGKPKQETNAVATLDKLNETLEMLEKKEKVLLKKVSAEVEKAKEFTRGKNKRAAIQCLKRKRLYEQQIEQLGNFQLRIHDQMIMLEGAKATTETVDALRTGAATMKAMQKATNIDDVDKTMDEINEQTENMKMIQDALSAPIGAAADFDEDELEAELEELEGAELEEQLLQPATTTPAAPVHVPAGRQPTRPVAAKPTPEEDELAALQAEMAL is encoded by the exons ATGTTTAGCCGCATGTTTGGTAAACCTAAACAGGAGACCAATGCTGTTGCCACTTTGGACAAGTTAAACGAG ACTCTTGAAATGCTTGAGAAAAAGGAGAAAGTGCTCCTTAAAAAGGTGTCAGCAGAAGTTGAAAAGGCCAAGGAGTTCACAAGGGGGAAGAACAAAAGGG CGGCAATACAATGTCTGAAGCGGAAGAGGTTATATGAACAACAAATAGAGCAGCTTGGAAATTTCCAATTGCGTATTCATGACCAG ATGATAATGTTGGAAGGGGCTAAAGCCACCACAGAAACTGTTGATGCGTTAAGAACTGGAGCTGCTACTATGAAAGCTATGCAAAAAGCAAC gAATATTGATGATGTTGACAAGACCATGGATGAGATCAATGAACAGACTGAGAACATGAAAATGATTCAGGATGCATTATCAGCTCCAATTGGTGCAGCTGCTGATTTTGACGAG GATGAATTGGAAGCAGAACTTGAAGAACTGGAAGGTGCTGAGTTGGAAGAACAGCTTCTTCAGCCGGCAACTACAACTCCTGCAGCCCCAGTGCATGTCCCAGCTGGGCGGCAACCTACTCGCCCTGTTGCTGCAAAGCCAACTCCTGAAGAAGATGAATTGGCAGCTTTGCAGGCTGAGATGGCACTTTGA
- the LOC137838152 gene encoding meiotic nuclear division protein 1 homolog, producing MSKKRGLSLEEKREKMLQIFYESQDFFLLKELEKMGPKKGVIAQSVKDVVQSLVDDDLVSRDKIGTSVYFWSLPSCAGNQLRSVYRKLDSDLQSSKNRHAQLVDQCQELKKGREESDEREKAVADLKDVEQNHNELQVEIAKYRDNDPAAFEAMREAIAVAHASANRWTDNIFTLRQWCSNNFPEAKEQLENLYKEVGLTDDFDYLELVAPVPLKAVAD from the exons ATG TCGAAGAAAAGGGGTCTCTCTTTGGAAGAGAAGCGCGAGAAGATGCTTCAAATCTTTTACGAGTCCCAAGACTTCTTCCTG CTGAAGGAGCTCGAGAAGATGGGTCCCAAAAAGGGTGTCATTGCTCAGTCCGTGAAGGATGTTGTACAAAGTTTAGTGGATGATGACCTTGTTTCCAGAGATAAGATAGGAACTTCT GTGTATTTCTGGAGTCTACCTAGCTGTGCTGGTAATCAG CTTAGAAGTGTGTACCGCAAACTTGATTCTGATCTACAAAGCAGTAAAAATCGGCATGCTCAACTTGTTGATCAATGTCAGGAACTAAAGAAGGGGCGAGAGGAATCT GATGAAAGAGAGAAGGCCGTTGCAGATCTGAAAGACGTTGAGCAAAATCATAATGAATTGCAG GTTGAGATAGCAAAGTATAGAGATAATGATCCGGCTGCCTTTGAAGCAATGA GGGAAGCAATTGCAGTTGCCCATGCATCGGCAAACAGATGGACAG ACAACATTTTCACCCTGAGGCAATGGTGTTCGAACAATTTTCCCGAGGCTAAGGAACAACTTGAAAACTTGTACAAGGAG GTTGGTCTAACAGATGATTTTGACTATTTGGAGTTAGTAGCACCCGTCCCACTCAAAGCAGTTGCTGATTGA